TTCCCAGGTGGGTGCGACGGTCTTGCGCTACGGGCGTAACCGGGCCGGTGCGATGACGAGGAGACACGCAAGGTGGAACCGAGGGTGCGGTTGGCGGCCATCAGTGCCGAGCCGATCGATGTGGGATCGGTCATTGAAGCGGTCGGCGATCCCCACGCCGGTGGAACCGGGGTTTTCGTAGGGCACGTGCGGGCCCAGGACGGTGGCCGCGACGTCTCCGGGTTGGCCTACGAGGCGCACCCGAGCGCAGCCGATGTCCTGGCCCAGGTGATCGAGGACGTGCTCACCGAGCCGATCATTGCGGCCGCCGCGGTCCACCGCACCGGGCAACTGGTCGTGGGCGACGTCGCCGTGGTGGTCGCCGTGAGCAGCGCGCACCGAGGTGACGCTTTGAGTGTTTGCACAGCGTTGATCGACACGATCAAGACGCAGGTGCCGATCTGGAAACGGCAGGCCTTCGACGACGGCGAGACGGAATGGGTGGGTTTGTGACCGACGATCCGGGGCAGCAGCCCACCGCTCCCGACACCGCGGCGTGGCCCGATCTGCAGACCAGCCCGCCCGCGCCCGCCCCGCGACGCACGGTGACCAAACGCACCTGGGCCCTGCTGATCGTCAGCGCGCTGATCGTCGTCGGCCTGTCCCTGGCGAGTCTGATCAAAGTGCCGGTCGCGATCCTGCGACCCGGCCCGGCGACCAACACCCTGGGCACGATCGACGGCAAATCGGTGATCAGCATCGAAGGCGCCACCACCTATCCCACCGACGGGCAACTACTTTTCACCACGGTCTCCCTGGCCGGGGGACCGCAGTACCCGGTCTCCGCGATCGAATGGGCCTGGACCAAACTCACCGACCGAAACGCCCAGTTCTACCCGGAGTCGGCCTTCTTCCAGGAAGGTCAGACCGCCGATGAGGTGCAGCAGGAGAGCACCGCCGAGATGACCGGGTCGCAGGAGATCGCCCAGACCGTGGCGCTGCGGGCGGCCGGCTTCACCGTCGGCGAGAAGATCGAGGTCGCGGCGGTGTCCTCGGATGCACCGTCCGGCAAGGTCTTCCACGTCGGTGACATCCTGCTCACGATCAACGGCAAGACGATCGACCGCATCGACGACCCCATCAACGCACTCGACGACGTGAAAGCGGGGACCGAGGTGCCCGTCACCGTCGAACGCGGCGGCGCCCGGGTCAGCTTCGAGGCGAAAACCGGTGCCCGGCCGGACAACGGCAAGGCCTACCTGGGCATCGTGCCCAACCCGAAGTACACCTTCCCGGTGAAGGTCACGGTCAACGCCGGAGACGTCGGCGGGCCCTCCGCGGGCACGATGTTCTCCTTGGCCATCTACGACAAGCTCACCTCTGGATCGTTGACCGGCGGCAAGAGCATCGCCGGCACCGGGACGATCAGTGAGGACGGGACGGTCGGCCCGATCGGCGGCGTACGACAGAAGATGATCGGTGCCCGCGACGCCGGTGCGACCTATTTCCTCGCCCCGGAGTCCGACTGCGGCGAGGTCGTCGGCCACGTGCCATCCGGACTGACCGTGGTCAAGATCGCCACGTTCGATGAGGCCAAGTCCGATGTCCAGAAGATCGCGGCCGGTCAGTCCCAGGGCCTGCCGACGTGTACGGCGTCCTGAGCTTTCAGTCCAGCGTCGCCTGAAGCGCGGCCACCAGACCCGGCGCGATGTCCTGCCCGATGGCGACTTTGTCGTCGCTGTCGTGGTCGCGTTGCCGCAACAGGCACACCGACTGCCCCGAGCGCAGCACCGCGGCCGTCAGGCGGACATCACGGCGGTCCGGGTGCGCGGCCAGCGCGGCCGCCGCCTTCGCCGGATCCGACGGCAAGCCGGTCTCTGCTTCCGGCGGGACGACCAGCCGCTCGACGACCAGGGCAACGCCCTCGACCTCCTCTGGCCAGGTCATCCGGCGTAGCAGCGATTCGATGTTGGCGGTCGGCGCCAACGTCTCCTGCTCGATGGTGCTGTACGCCGCGGGGTCGGCGCCCACCAACTGGGCCGCCAGCGCCGGCTCCCGGGCCAACAATCCTGCGTTGCTTGCGATCGCGAAAAGGCGCGGCGGCTGATCCCAACCGGACCGCGCGACGTACCGCTCGGTGTCGACGGCGCACACGGTCAGCGGATCGAGGGCGGCGCGCATGACCTCAGCGGCGTCCTGGGACTCACTCACGACGATGCCTCACGAGCACGATTGTGCCGTAGCCCGCAGGGCGCTCTGTGCGGGCACCGCCGCGGATCCATAGCGCGGCAGGTTAGTTTGTAGGCCCCATGCCCGACTGAGCACGGCAGGAGATCGAACCCGCGTGAGCGCAGACGACGACTTCGACGAGGCCGACCAACCGACCCGTCGGGCGCCCGTGATGCGGCGCTCCCGCCTGATCTGGGTCTGGATCCTTGCTGCGCTGCTGGTGCTGGTCGTCCTGCTCAATGTGTGGTCGAACCTGTGGACCGACAAGTTGTGGTTCGACAGCGTGGGCTACTCCTCCGTCTTCCGCACGGAGTTGACCACGAAGATCCTGCTGTTCCTGCTGGGCGGGTTGATCACCGGCGGCCTGATCTACGGCAGTCAACTTCTGGCCTACCGGCGCCGCCCGATCTACGCGCCCAGCACGCCGGAACTGGAGTCGATGGATCGGTACCGGGAGTTGTTGGAGCCGTTCCGCAAGGCCTCCTTCATCGCCGTACCCGCCTTCTTCGGGCTGTTCGCCGGCTCGATCGCCAGCGCCCAGTGGCAGACCGCGTTGCTGTGGTTGAACCGCACCCCGTTCGGTCAGACCGACCCGCAGTTCCACAAGGATCTCGGCTTCTTCGTCTTCACCCTGCCCTGGCTGGAGTTCCTGGTCTCGTTCTTCACGCTGGCGCTGATCCTGTCGCTGATCGCGGCGCTGGTGACGCACTACATCTACGGCGGCATCTCGGTCGGAGCCGGCGGCGTGCACGTGTCACCGATGGCCCGCATCCAACTCGGGGTGCTGTTCGCGGTCCTGATCCTGATCCGCGGCATCGCCTATTGGCTGGCGCGCTACTCCCAGACGACCGCGGACACCCGCAAGTTCACCGGTATGGACTACACCGGCGAGCACGCCGTGCTGCCGACCAAAGCCATCCTCGCCTTCGCCTGCCTGTTGTGCGCGGCGCTGTTCATCGCCGCCATCTGGACCCGGACCTGGCGACTGCCGGCGGTTGCGCTGGGGATGCTGGTCGTGGTCGCGGTCGGCCTGGGCGGGATCTACCCCGCGCTGATGGACAGCTTCCGGGTGCAGCCGAACGCGCAGACCTTGCAGAGCCGGTACATCACCCAGAACATGGCAGCGACCCGCGCGGCCTACGGTCTGACCGACGTCACCACCACCCAGTACAACCCGGTGCAGACCACCCGCTCGGGCCAGCTCAGCAAGGACTCGGCGACCGTCGGCAATATCCGATTGATGGATCCGAGTGTCGTATCGCCGACCTTCCAGCAGTTGCAGGGCAGCCTGAACTACTACCAGTTCCAGGACTCGCTCGACGTTGACCGCTACCAAGTGGATGGTCAGAACCAGGACACGGTGGTCGGCGTACGCGAATTGGATCTGTCGAAGGTGCCCGCGGGACAGCGCAACTGGGTCAACGAGCACACGGTCTACACCCACGGGTACGGCGTGGTGGCGGCCAAGGGCAACTCCCAGACCGTCAACGGTGAGCCGGAGTTCATCGAGCAGGACATGCCCTCGACCGGTGCCCTGAGCCCCTACGAGCCCCGGGTCTACTTCGGCGAGTCGTCACCGCAGTACTCCATCGTCAGCTCCACCGGCAACCGCGAACTGGACTACCCGACCGACGGAACGGGCAGCGGGGAGCAGCGCACGTCGTACAAAGGCTCGGGCGGCGTTGACATCGGCAACCCGATCAACCGGTTCGCCTACGCACTGAAGTACCGCGAGATCAACCTGCTGCTCACCGACGCGATCGGTTCCACGTCCAAACTGCTGGACAACCGCAACCCGGTCGACCGGGTCAAGAAGGTGGCGCCGTGGCTGACGGTTGACGGCGACCCGTACCCCGTGGTGGTCGACGGTCACGTCAAATGGATCATCGACGGGTACACCACCACCGCGCGGTACCCGAACTCGGAGATGACCTCGCTGGGTGATGCGACCAGTGACTCGGTGACGGCGACGTCGAGCAACGTGCGCAGCATCAACGCCGGCCAGGTCAACTACATCCGCAACTCGGTGAAGGCGACCGTCGATGCCTACGACGGCTCGATCACGCTCTACGCGTGGGATGACTCCGACCCGATCCTGAAGACCTGGAGCAAGGCGTTCGGTGGCACGGTCAAGCCGCTGTCGGCGATCTCCGGCTCGCTGATGGCCCACATGCGCTACCCCGAGGACCTGTTCAAGGTGCAGCGCGAATTGATGGCGAAGTACCACGTGTCGACCGCCTCTGACTTCTTCTCCGGCGGTGACTTCTGGTCGGTGCCGGACGACCCGACGCAGGGCTCGACCAACGCCCAGCAACCGCCGTACTACCTGTCGATGGCGATGCCCGGGGAGAGCGCGCCGACGTTCTCGTTGACCACGAACTTCGTGCCAGTGGGCGACACCAAAAACAACCTGACGGCGTTCATGGCGGTCGATGCGAACGCGGGATCCACTGCGGGACATAAGAGTTCGACGTACGGGCAGTTCAAGGTCCTGAAGATGCCGAGCAACGCGACGGTCACGGGGCCGCAGAACTTCCAGAACGAGCTGCGAAGTTCCTCGGCCTACTCGGCCTCCTACAAGCAGACGTTGTCGCAGTTCATCACCTCCAACACCCAGTCCAGCGCCTCGATCGTGCAGGGCAACCTGTTGACAGTGCCCGTAGGCGGTGGGGTGCTCTACGTGGAGCCGCTGTACGTGAAGTCCACCTCGTCCACGCCGTACCCGCTGCTGCGTGCGGTCGTGGTGGGGTTCGGCAAGAAGGTGGCGTGGGGTGCGACGCTGCAGGAAGCGTTGAACACCCTCTTCGGCGGGTCGTCCGGCGCGACGGCAGGGGATGCGGCGATTGCCACCGACTCGACGGGTTCGACGTCATCCGGCTCCGGGGAGGACGGTTCCGGCTCCACCTCGACGACGACGCCCACGCCGACGCCCACTCCCACGACGTCCGGATCGAATCCGCCGGCGACCGGCAACCGCACGCTGCCGCAAGTGATCGCCGAGATCCAGCAGGCCTACGACCAGTCCGAGGCGGCGTTGAAGGCCGGCGACTGGACGGCGTACGGCGCGGCGCAGGAGAAGCTGAAGACCCTGATCGCCGAGGCGGAGAAGCTGAGCACCTCGTCCGCGGCACCGTCGAAGTAACCGCGGCGGCCGGTTCGATTTGGTGGGCGCTGCCCGGCTGACGTATGGTTACGGAGCCGACGCGGGGTGGAGCAGCTCGGTAGCTCGCCGGGCTCATAACCCGGAGGTCGCAGGTTCAAATCCTGCCCCCGCTACTACGAGAAGCCCCCTGACCAGCAGAAATGCTGATCAGGGGGCTTTTCTGTGCCTAGCTGTCCTGCTGGGCGAGTGCGCTGACTGCGTCGTGGTCGCCCATTCGGCGGGGGGTGCGCGGCCAGGACCAGGCGTATCGCACGATGAGCGCGAGCAGGATCAGTTCGAGGACGACACCCAGGCCGTAGAAGTATCGCCACGACTCGCCGATCACGTTGAATGCGGTCACCGGGGTGTAGAGCCCGGCGACGACAAGATTGGCGATCCGGTTCGACCGCGCGGGCAACGTCGTCGACAGCGGGATCATCAGAATCGGGATGGCCACGAGCGTCAGCGCCGTGATCGAGAAGGTCTGTGACAGCCCGAACTCGAACACTTTCCCGGCCAGGATGTCTTCGACGACGCCGGGAGTGAAGAAGTTGAGGATGTCCACGTAGGCGTACAGGAACATGAAAGCCGTCCATGCGGCGGCGAGTCTGAGTTTCGTTGGTACCACGTGATCGACCAAGGTCGTGCTGGTGTGAGGTGTCTGCATCGGGGACTCCGTTGTGGCTCGTGCGGGATCGGTAGGTTCACAATCCCTGCGCCCGGGCACCGCGGACATCAGACCGGGGGCCGGAGCTTGGTGGCCGATGGAACGGCTTTCGTCTCGTGCTTTCGGCGGATCCGCGGCAACCCCGTGATCCCTAGGCTGGCGCTGTGGTCACCCTGCTGCGCTCCGTCTGGCATGAGCCGCGGCCTGCGAACGTCCCGCCGGTGGGCCGTCTCGATTGGATCCTCGTCGGTCTCTTCGAGGTGGCCGCAGTCGCCGAGGGTATGTTCCGGCCGGACGTCACCTGGCGGCCCTTCGTCACCCTGATCGCGATGGTGCTGATGCCGGTTCTGCTCTGGCGGCGCAGTCACCCGCTGGTGGCCGCCGTCCTCGGCTGGAGCCTCGCCGGCCTGCTCTCGGTCCTGACTTTGGCCACTCACGTCGGCGACCTCGGCCTGACCAGCATGCTGGCCGTCCTGATCCTGCTCTACGCCCTGGTGCGGTGGGGCGCTGGGCGGGAGATTGTCGTCGGCGCAGCCTTCGTGGCGGCGGTCGCCGCGCTCGGGATGTGTGCCGCCGATGTCGGCTGGCCGGACGTGTTCGGCGGCAGCGTCCTCCTGCTCCTGATCTGCGCTCTGGCAGCGGTGTTCCGCTACCGGGCCGATCTGTGGGACCGCCAACAGCGCGAGGTCAGGAACCAGGAGCGAGTGGCCCTGGCGCGCGAGCTGCACGACATCGTCGCCCACCACGTCTCGGCGATCGCGGTGCAGGCGCAAGCCGGCGGCGTCCTTGCCGCAGTCCAGCCGGAGAAGGCGGCCGAGGTCCTCGCCGCCATCGAGTCGGAAGCCTCGCTGACCCTGGGGGAGATGAGGTCCATGGTGCGGCTACTGCGCGAAGAGGAGCCCGTCGACTATGCGCCGCCGATGGGCTTGGCCGACCTGCCCGCTCTGGTGCGCGCCGACAGCCCGCCGCGTGTCGACGTCGCCGTCGACCCATCGCTGACCGGGATCTCGGGACCCGTGGATGCCGCGCTGTACCGGCTCGCCCAGGAGTCGTTGACCAACGCTCGGCGGCACGCCCGCGACACGACCAGGGTGCGGATCGACGTACGCCGAGTGGGCGGCGCCGTCAGGCTGCGGGTCAGTGACGACGGGCGGACTGAGCCCGGGGCGGCGCCGACGCCCGGGTTCGGCCTGCGCGGCATGGCCGAACGTGCCCAGCTCTTGGGTGGGTCGTTCTCTGCAGGCCCCGGGCCTGCAGGTGGCTGGGTGGTCGAAGCCGTACTGCCGCTGGACCCGCCCGCATGAGCATCCGCGTCGTCGTGGTCGACGATCAGGACCTGGTCCGCACCGGGCTCGTCATGATTCTCGACGCGCAACCTGACATCGAGGTTGTCGGCGAGGCCGCCGACGGCCGTGCCGCACTCGACCTGGTGGCCCGGTTGCGTCCCGACGTACTTCTCGTCGACATCCGGATGCCGCTGCTGGACGGCGTCGAAGTGACCCGACGGCTGGCCGGCCCGGGCGTTGCCGATCCGCTGGCGGTGGTCGTGATCACCACCTTCGACCTCGACGAGTACGTGCTCGATGCCCTCCGCGCCGGCGCGCGCGGCTTCTTGCTCAAAGACGCCGGCCCCGGGCTCTTGGTGCAAGCCGTCCACGCGGCGGCTGACGGCGAGGCGCTGATCGCCCCGAACGTCACCCGTCGGCTACTGGCGACGTTTGCCGACCAGTCGCCGAAGGTACCGGCCCAGCCGATCGAGCCGCTGACCGACCGTGAGGAGCAGGTGCTGGCGCTGGTTGCACGCGGCCGGACCAACCCGGAGATTGCCGGGGAACTGTTCATCAGCCTGAGCACCGTCAAGACCCACGTCGCGTCGCTGATGACCAAGATCGGTGCTCGCAACCGCGTGGAGATCGCGATGTGGGCCTACGACACCAAGCGCACCTGACCTGCGCGCCAAGGCCGGGCTTGCGCCAGGGACTGGGGGCACCTAGCGTCACCTGTGATCTGGAACACAACAGGCAGGAACGCGGATGTATCCCGGAGCGTACGTCGAGACCACCCCGGACAAGCCGGCCGTCATCCACGCCGACACCGGCGAGGTGCGGACGTTCGCCGAACTCGACTCGAACTCCCGCAAACTCGCGCGATACCTGAGGGACGCGGGGATCGGCGTCGGTGACGATGTCGCGTTCCTGTCCGACAACATCCCCGCCGTGTTCGAGGTCTACTGGGCTGGCTTGCGCTCGGGGTATTACGTCACCGGCGTGAATCATCATCTGACGGCCGACGAGGTGGCGTACATCCTCACCGACTGCGACGCCAAGGCGCTGCTGGTGTCAGCGGCGCACCTGGACAAGGCCGCTGCGGTCGCGGAGCTGGTGCCCGGCCTGACGGTCCTGATCGCGCTCGACGCAGAGACGACCGGTGAATTCCGTTCGTACGCCGAGGTGTTGGCTGACACCTCCGACGCACCTCTGGCGGACGAACCGCGCGGCGTCGACATGCTCTACTCCTCGGGGACCACCGGTCGACCGAAAGGGATCAAGTCCGCGCTGCCGGATCGCCAGGTCGGCGATCCAGGAGACACCTACACCGCGCTGTTCTCCCAGCTGTACGGCTTCGACGAGAACACGGTCTACTACTCCGCCGCCCCTACCTACCACGCGGCGCCGCTACGGTTCGGCGGCGTGGTCAATGCTTTGGGCGGAACCATCGTGATGGCAACGCGATTCGACGCTGAGCAGGCGCTCGCGGCCATCGAGAAGTACCACGTCACGCACAGCCAGTGGGTGCCCACGATGTTCGTGCGGATGCTCAAACTCCCGGCCCAGACGCGCGCGAAGTACGACGTGTCCAGCCAGCAGGTCGCGATCCATGCGGCCGCACCGTGCCCGGTCGAGGTCAAGGCGCGGTTGATCGACTGGTGGGGGCCGATCGTCCACGAGTACTACTCCTCGACCGAAGCCAACGGTCTGACGTTCGTGGACTCGCACGACTGGTTGATCCGGCCCGGCACGGTGGGTCGCCCGGCGCTCGGCGTGCTGCACATCTGCGGTCCGGATGGCGCCGACCTTCCGGTGGGCGAGACCGGCGTCGTCTACTTCGAGCGCGACGCCCTGCCGTTCGAATATCACAATGACCCGGCCAAGACCCAGGCCGCGCAGCACCCGCAGCATCCGACCTGGACCACCACCGGTGACATCGGCCATCTCGACGAGGACGGCTACCTCTACCTCACCGACCGGGTGGCCTTCACCATCATCACCGGCGGGGTGAACATCTATCCGCAGGAGATCGAGAGTGCGCTGGCGATGCACCCGGCGATCCTTGATGTCGCGGTCATCGGTGTGCCGGACGACGAACTGGGCGAGGTGGCCAAGGCGGTCGTCCAGCCAGCGCCCGGGATCCAACCCAGCGACGAATTGGCAGCGGAGATTCTGGACAGTCTGCGCGGGACGATCGCCGACTACAAGATTCCGCGTTCCGTGGACTTTGCCGATGAGCTGCCGCGGTCAGCGACCGGGAAGCTGGTCAAGGGAATACTTGCAGCCCAATATCGCTGAGCGTCAGTCGGTTTCGCTCTTGACGGCGACCTCGTAGTTCCAGACCTCACTGGCCACGCCCACCGGCTTGGCGCGCTCGGTGGTCTGTCTGTCATGGCCATGCCCATGACCCTCGCGGAACGCCGACGAGCTGACCCAGGCCTGGAACGACTCCTCGTCGTCCCACCGGGTTACGACCAGCCACTGGTCCCGCTCATCCGTCGGCTTGAGCAGTTCGAAACCACCGAAGCCGGGCTGTCCGTCGACGGCGCCGAGCCGGGCGGCGAACCGGTGAGCTAGTTCGTCGCCCGTTTCCTTGGGCACGGTGATGGCGTTGATCTTGATCACGGTCATGACCCCATTGTGCGCGTCACGGCCCCCGCACCTGTGATGCGGGGGCCGTGACGGGGAAGCGGCGTTTGCTACTTGCCGCCCTCCTTGAGCGTCACGGTGATCGGCTTGAACGACGTGCCCATCACGTCAGCGCCCTCCGACTTCAACTCCGCCAACGCCTTCTCGACGTAGACGTTGCTGTAGGCGTCGCTCGGCGGGTCCTTGGTGATGATCGTCTTGCCGGTGTTGTCCTTGGTGTGCAGTGCGATGTCGACCGTCTGGTCCCACGACGACTTCTGCACGGTGCCAATGCCGCCGGTGGACGGCCAGATCAACTTGTTGACCTCGTTGACCATCCACAACTGGTGCCCGGCCGGCAGGGTGGAGCCCGCCGCCGCCACGATGTCCGCCGCTTCCTGCGGGTGGTCACGGGTGTAGATCCAGCCCTCGATCGACGCCTTGATGAACTTCTCGGTCGTGTCCTGGTAGTCCTTGTCACTGGCCAACTTGTCCGCGTTCGCCCAGATCGCGTCCTGCAGCATGGCCGTGCCGACGGTGTTCCAGTTGATGACGTTCAGATCCGAGGGCTGGTACAGCTTGCCGGTCTTGGGGTTGATCGTCTCCAGCACCTGGGCGTACTCGTTGTACGTCATCGCCTGCGCAGCGTCGATGTCCCCGTTCAGGAAGCCGTTCATGTCAAAGGCCTGCTGCACCAAGGAGATCTGCGAGTCGGTGTTGATGCCAGCCTTCTGCATCCCGGCGAACAGCTCCCACTGGTTGCCGTAGCCCCAGGAGCCGACCTTCTTCCCCTTCAGGTCGCCGGGCGTGGTGATCCCCTTGTCCTTGAAGGAGATCTGCGTGGTGCCACTGCGTTCGAAGATCTGTGCCACGTCGGTCACCTTGGTGCCGCCTTCGATCGAGCCGAGCACCTTCGGCACCCACGAGATGGCGTAGTCGGCATCACCGGCGGCCAGTACGTCGATCGGCACCGTGTCCGTGCCCGCCGGCTTGATCGTGACGTCCAGCCCCTCCTTGGCGTAGTACCCCTTCTTGGCTGCCACGTAGTAGCCGGCGAACTGTCCCTGGGCGACCCATTGGAGTTGGAGGGTGACCTTCTTCGTGGCGCCGCCGCCCGACGTACCGCTTCCCGACCCGGTGGCCGGTTGCGTTGCGGTCGGTGACGAACTGGAACTGCTGCTCATGCCGCACCCGGCGAGGGTGAGGGCGGTGGCCGCGCCAAGGACGATGATCGTCCTGGTCCGGCGGATAGGTGGGGTCACTGCTTCCTCCTGGTGGATCTGTGTTGCGTTGAGGGAGAGGGGAGTACGGCGCGTCATCGGGCCGTACCAAGGTCCGGTCAGGCGCGGTGGCGGGTGACCAGCGCTTCCAGTGCATAGGTGACGCAGTAGAAGAGCAGACCGATGACGACGGACCCGAGCACGAAGGCCCAGGCCAGCGAGTAGCGGCTCGACGAGACGGCCGACGTGATCGAGATTCCGAGGCCGTCCAGCGGGCCGCCGAAGTACTCCGCGATCAGAGCTGAGATCACCGCAACCGACGAAGCGATGCGGATACCGGTGAAGATGAACGGTACGGCGCCCGGCAGGGTGACCGAGCGCGTGGCCTGCCAACCGGTGGCGGCGTACGAGCGCATCAGATCACGGTGGATGGGCAACACGGTGCGCAACCCCCGCAGGGCGTTGATGTAGACCGGTACGAACGCCGCGATGGCCGCCACGAGGACCCGGCCGGTCTGAGCCGCAGCGCCGAACATCGCGTAGAGGACCGGGGCCAGCGCCACGATCGGGATCACCGACAACGCAACGACGGTCGGTGCTGCCATCTGTTCGATCGGGCGGATCGCGGCGGCCAGCGCCGCGCAGACAACCCCGAAGAGGGTGCCGATGAGCAGGCCGAGCAACGCGTTCTTCGCGGTCGTGATCGCAGCGTCGCGGATGATGTCGATACTCCCGGTGAACTGCTCCCAGATCGCCGACGGGCTCGGCAGCACGTAGGGCTGGATGTTCCTCGCCGTCACGAACCACTGCCACAGCGCGATCGCCAGCACCCCGAAGACCAGCGGCGCCAGCACCACCCGCAGCCGGGACCGCAGCACGGGATTCATCGGGTCTCCACTCCGCGAACCCCGGTCGGAGCGCCGCCGTGCAGGGCCTCGCGCACCGCACTGACCCGTTCGAAGAACGAGGTGTCCTCGCGCAGCCCCTCACCGCGATCGACGCCGCGACCGAGGTCGACGCTCAGGATCTCGCGGATCCGGCCCGGCCGTGGCGACATCACGACCACACGGTCCGAGAGGAAGACTGCTTCGGGGATCGAGTGCGTCACGAAGATCACGGCGGCGCCGGATTCCGATGCTAGCCGGACCAATTCGCCTTGCATCCGCTCACGGGTCATCTCATCCAGGGCGCCGAACGGCTCGTCCATCAGCAACAGCTTGGGTTTCTCGGCGAAGGCTCGTGCAATCGCCACCCGTTGCTGCATACCGCCGGACAACTCGTCGGGATAGCGGTCGGCGAAGTCCGAGAGCCCCACCATCTCCAGCAGTTCGTTGACCCGCTCCTTGCGGCCGGCCACCTTGTGCAGTTGCAACGGCAGTTCGACGTTCGCTCGCACGGAGCGCCACGGCAGCAACCCGGCTTGTTGGAACGCGATGCCGTAGTCCTGGTCCAACCGCGCCTGGCGGGGCGTCTTGTCGAAGACAGTGAGTGTCCCGCCGGTGGGGGAGTCCAGATCGGCGATCAGCCGCAACAGCGTCGACTTGCCGCAGCCACTGGGACCGATCAGCGAGACGAACTCACCGTCACCGACGGTCAGGTCGATGTCCGACAGCGCCGTGACCTCGTCGGAACCCTTCCCGGGGAAGACTTTCGAAACACCTTCAACGACAACAGTCACGCTTCTGCCCTCCGGTAACGCTTCAACAACAGGCCGATCAGGGCCACCAGCCCGGCTCCGGCCAGACCCATCAGGACCGCACCGCCGATCGGCGACCATTGCTTGGCGGGGTCAGCACTGCCGGTTTGCGCGAATTCGATGATCATCCGGCCGATTCCGCCGTCCATCCCGATCGAGACCTCCGCAACGACGGTGCCGATGACGGCAGCGGCGATCGACAGGCGCAGCGCCGGGATGAGGTAGGCAACCGCGGCCGGCAGGCGCAGCCGCAGCAGGGTCTGCCACCAACCGATCCCGTAGGAGCGCATCAGGTCGGTTTGCGCTGCGACCGGAGAGTTCAGTCCGCGCACCATGCCGACGGCGACCGGAAAGAACGCGAGGTAGGCGGCGATGACGGCCACGGACATCCAGTCCGCCCAGGCGAATCCGCCGATGTGGAACGCCGAGCTCCACCGTTTCACCAACGGAGCCAACGCGATCAGCGGCACCGTCTGGCTGAGCACGATCCACGGCAGCAGAGCGCTGTTGGCGATCTTGGAACGCTGCATCAGCAGGGCCAGCAGCATCCCGACCACCAGCGCGATGGCCCAACCGATCAGGGCCACCTTGAAGCTGAGCCAGGCAGCCGACAGCACGTAGGACCACAGCGGCGCCGCACCCGGGGCTGAGGTGACCGGCTCGCCGGCCCGTTGCACCATCGTCCACAGGTGCGGCATCGCCAAGTCGTTGGTCCGCGGCAACACGATCGTGTCGCCGATCCGGACGCCGTCGGCCGGGCCGAGGGCTTTGTATCCCTCCCACACCACCGCGAGCAGCACGATCCCCAGAGCGCCCCAGGCCCACGCCCGCCACCGCCGCATCAGTCAGACCTTCGCCGTCACGTCGTCGCGCAGCGCCGGGATGATCGTCTCGCCGTAGGCGCGCAACGTCTCGTCCTTGCTGTCGTGCTGCAGGTATCCGGCGAACTGATCGACGCCCAATTCC
The window above is part of the Branchiibius hedensis genome. Proteins encoded here:
- a CDS encoding molybdenum cofactor biosynthesis protein MoaE codes for the protein MRLAAISAEPIDVGSVIEAVGDPHAGGTGVFVGHVRAQDGGRDVSGLAYEAHPSAADVLAQVIEDVLTEPIIAAAAVHRTGQLVVGDVAVVVAVSSAHRGDALSVCTALIDTIKTQVPIWKRQAFDDGETEWVGL
- a CDS encoding DUF6326 family protein, which encodes MQTPHTSTTLVDHVVPTKLRLAAAWTAFMFLYAYVDILNFFTPGVVEDILAGKVFEFGLSQTFSITALTLVAIPILMIPLSTTLPARSNRIANLVVAGLYTPVTAFNVIGESWRYFYGLGVVLELILLALIVRYAWSWPRTPRRMGDHDAVSALAQQDS
- a CDS encoding PPA1309 family protein, giving the protein MSESQDAAEVMRAALDPLTVCAVDTERYVARSGWDQPPRLFAIASNAGLLAREPALAAQLVGADPAAYSTIEQETLAPTANIESLLRRMTWPEEVEGVALVVERLVVPPEAETGLPSDPAKAAAALAAHPDRRDVRLTAAVLRSGQSVCLLRQRDHDSDDKVAIGQDIAPGLVAALQATLD
- a CDS encoding UPF0182 family protein, translating into MSADDDFDEADQPTRRAPVMRRSRLIWVWILAALLVLVVLLNVWSNLWTDKLWFDSVGYSSVFRTELTTKILLFLLGGLITGGLIYGSQLLAYRRRPIYAPSTPELESMDRYRELLEPFRKASFIAVPAFFGLFAGSIASAQWQTALLWLNRTPFGQTDPQFHKDLGFFVFTLPWLEFLVSFFTLALILSLIAALVTHYIYGGISVGAGGVHVSPMARIQLGVLFAVLILIRGIAYWLARYSQTTADTRKFTGMDYTGEHAVLPTKAILAFACLLCAALFIAAIWTRTWRLPAVALGMLVVVAVGLGGIYPALMDSFRVQPNAQTLQSRYITQNMAATRAAYGLTDVTTTQYNPVQTTRSGQLSKDSATVGNIRLMDPSVVSPTFQQLQGSLNYYQFQDSLDVDRYQVDGQNQDTVVGVRELDLSKVPAGQRNWVNEHTVYTHGYGVVAAKGNSQTVNGEPEFIEQDMPSTGALSPYEPRVYFGESSPQYSIVSSTGNRELDYPTDGTGSGEQRTSYKGSGGVDIGNPINRFAYALKYREINLLLTDAIGSTSKLLDNRNPVDRVKKVAPWLTVDGDPYPVVVDGHVKWIIDGYTTTARYPNSEMTSLGDATSDSVTATSSNVRSINAGQVNYIRNSVKATVDAYDGSITLYAWDDSDPILKTWSKAFGGTVKPLSAISGSLMAHMRYPEDLFKVQRELMAKYHVSTASDFFSGGDFWSVPDDPTQGSTNAQQPPYYLSMAMPGESAPTFSLTTNFVPVGDTKNNLTAFMAVDANAGSTAGHKSSTYGQFKVLKMPSNATVTGPQNFQNELRSSSAYSASYKQTLSQFITSNTQSSASIVQGNLLTVPVGGGVLYVEPLYVKSTSSTPYPLLRAVVVGFGKKVAWGATLQEALNTLFGGSSGATAGDAAIATDSTGSTSSGSGEDGSGSTSTTTPTPTPTPTTSGSNPPATGNRTLPQVIAEIQQAYDQSEAALKAGDWTAYGAAQEKLKTLIAEAEKLSTSSAAPSK
- a CDS encoding YlbL family protein, which translates into the protein MTDDPGQQPTAPDTAAWPDLQTSPPAPAPRRTVTKRTWALLIVSALIVVGLSLASLIKVPVAILRPGPATNTLGTIDGKSVISIEGATTYPTDGQLLFTTVSLAGGPQYPVSAIEWAWTKLTDRNAQFYPESAFFQEGQTADEVQQESTAEMTGSQEIAQTVALRAAGFTVGEKIEVAAVSSDAPSGKVFHVGDILLTINGKTIDRIDDPINALDDVKAGTEVPVTVERGGARVSFEAKTGARPDNGKAYLGIVPNPKYTFPVKVTVNAGDVGGPSAGTMFSLAIYDKLTSGSLTGGKSIAGTGTISEDGTVGPIGGVRQKMIGARDAGATYFLAPESDCGEVVGHVPSGLTVVKIATFDEAKSDVQKIAAGQSQGLPTCTAS